A window of Deltaproteobacteria bacterium contains these coding sequences:
- a CDS encoding tetratricopeptide repeat protein produces MLRSDQSAAIAAILGVALLAPPFLAGCNREPRTQAIVAAADTATAQMRITYPQEGTLFPPEIVAPTVLWNDETAGVDRWYVVVRDDAGVEVLRETVDAPRWRPTEARWREIKLRSAERDAEVIVAGVNQARLGDVLSAARVRIRTSRDPVDDALFYREVPLPFLTAVQDPSRIRWRFGSIDQEAGPPIVLQNLPVCGNCHSFADNGSALGLDVDYGNDKGGYGILPVSSHMVMNDEKIITWADYKRADGELTFGLLSRMSPTGRYVVSTVKDRSVFVAIPDLMISQLFFPIKGILVVYDREAKTFTALPGADDPQYVQTNAVWSPDGRELAFARATAYRAERLEQQNSALVDEKDVPEFTVDKKPFLYDIYRIPFNDGKGGTAVPIEGASNDGMSNYFPKYSPDGKWIVFTKSKSYMLLQPDSELWIIPAAGGAARRLRYNTPRMNSWHSWSSNSRWLVFSSKVNGPYTQLFLTHIDDDGNDSPPVLLERFTSPDRAANIPEFAHLPGNAIADIREQFLDAYSFLRAGLANQNTGDRKGAERAYRRGLEVAPDNAELRNALGWVLYQDGRTAEAVAEYERAVAADPKNAKAHNNLALALVELGKLDDAATHFSASLAIEPKAEIHSDLGFVLARQGRTEDAQAHYRQALALDPNCASAHLNLAVTAVQAGDLAGAESHYRLALPGRPTAETHNGLGFVLARQGRADEAIAEFRKAITVEPKFTPAYNNLAEALAKQGKLEEAVDYYRRSLAQRPNPTVHNALGVILRQLGREDEAAQQFSKAKALQFAR; encoded by the coding sequence ATGCTCAGATCGGATCAGTCGGCCGCGATCGCGGCCATCCTCGGGGTGGCGCTCCTGGCGCCGCCGTTCCTCGCCGGCTGCAATCGCGAGCCCCGTACGCAAGCGATCGTCGCCGCCGCCGACACGGCTACGGCGCAAATGAGGATCACCTACCCACAGGAGGGCACCCTCTTCCCGCCCGAGATCGTCGCCCCGACCGTGCTCTGGAACGACGAGACCGCCGGGGTCGATCGCTGGTACGTGGTGGTGCGCGACGACGCCGGCGTCGAGGTGCTGCGCGAGACGGTCGACGCGCCGCGCTGGCGCCCGACCGAGGCGCGCTGGCGCGAGATCAAACTTCGCAGCGCGGAGCGCGACGCCGAAGTCATCGTCGCGGGCGTCAACCAGGCCCGCCTGGGGGACGTGCTGTCCGCGGCGCGCGTTCGCATCCGGACCTCCAGGGATCCGGTCGACGACGCGCTCTTCTACCGCGAAGTGCCGTTGCCGTTCCTCACCGCCGTCCAGGATCCCTCCCGCATCCGCTGGCGCTTCGGCAGCATCGATCAGGAGGCCGGGCCGCCGATCGTGCTGCAGAATCTGCCGGTGTGCGGCAACTGCCACTCCTTCGCCGACAACGGCAGCGCGCTCGGGCTCGACGTCGACTACGGCAACGACAAGGGCGGCTACGGCATCCTGCCGGTGTCCTCGCACATGGTGATGAACGACGAGAAGATCATCACCTGGGCCGACTACAAGCGCGCCGACGGCGAGCTCACCTTCGGCCTGCTGTCGCGCATGTCGCCGACCGGGCGCTACGTGGTCAGCACGGTCAAGGATCGTTCGGTGTTCGTCGCCATCCCCGACCTGATGATCTCGCAGCTCTTCTTCCCCATCAAAGGCATCCTCGTCGTGTACGATCGGGAGGCGAAGACCTTCACCGCGCTGCCGGGCGCCGACGATCCGCAGTACGTGCAGACCAACGCGGTGTGGAGCCCGGACGGCCGCGAGCTCGCGTTCGCCCGCGCCACCGCCTACCGCGCCGAGCGCCTCGAGCAGCAGAACAGCGCGCTCGTGGACGAGAAGGACGTGCCCGAGTTCACCGTCGACAAGAAGCCGTTCCTCTACGACATCTACCGGATCCCCTTCAACGACGGGAAGGGCGGCACGGCGGTGCCGATCGAGGGCGCGTCGAACGACGGGATGAGCAACTACTTCCCGAAGTACTCGCCCGACGGGAAGTGGATCGTCTTCACCAAGTCGAAGAGCTATATGCTGCTCCAGCCCGACAGCGAGCTCTGGATCATCCCCGCCGCGGGCGGCGCGGCGCGGCGCCTGCGCTACAACACGCCGCGCATGAACTCCTGGCACAGCTGGTCGTCGAACAGCCGCTGGCTGGTCTTCTCCTCGAAGGTGAACGGACCGTACACCCAGCTCTTCCTCACCCACATCGACGACGACGGCAACGACAGCCCGCCGGTGCTGCTCGAGCGCTTCACCTCACCGGATCGGGCGGCGAACATCCCCGAGTTCGCGCACCTGCCCGGCAACGCCATCGCCGACATCCGCGAGCAGTTCCTGGACGCCTATTCGTTCCTGCGCGCCGGCCTCGCCAATCAGAACACCGGCGACCGCAAGGGGGCGGAGCGCGCCTACCGGCGCGGTCTGGAAGTCGCGCCCGACAACGCCGAGTTACGCAACGCGCTCGGCTGGGTGCTCTACCAGGACGGGCGGACCGCGGAGGCGGTCGCCGAGTACGAGCGTGCGGTCGCCGCGGACCCCAAGAACGCCAAGGCGCACAACAACCTGGCGCTGGCGCTGGTCGAGCTCGGCAAGCTCGACGATGCCGCCACGCACTTCTCGGCCTCGCTCGCGATCGAGCCCAAGGCGGAGATCCACAGCGACCTCGGATTCGTCCTGGCGCGTCAGGGCCGCACGGAGGACGCGCAAGCCCACTACCGCCAGGCGCTGGCGCTCGATCCGAACTGCGCCTCGGCGCACCTGAACCTGGCCGTGACCGCCGTGCAGGCCGGCGATCTGGCAGGGGCCGAGTCCCACTACCGCCTGGCGCTGCCGGGACGGCCGACCGCCGAGACCCACAACGGGCTCGGTTTCGTGCTCGCCCGCCAGGGACGCGCCGACGAGGCCATTGCCGAGTTCCGCAAGGCGATCACCGTCGAGCCGAAGTTCACCCCGGCGTACAACAACCTGGCGGAGGCGCTGGCCAAGCAGGGCAAGCTCGAGGAGGCGGTGGACTACTACCGGCGCTCGCTCGCGCAGCGGCCGAACCCGACCGTTCACAACGCGCTCGGCGTCATCCTGCGCCAGCTCGGCCGAGAGGACGAAGCGGCGCAGCAGTTCAGCAAGGCCAAGGCCCTACAGTTTGCGCGGTAG
- a CDS encoding outer membrane lipoprotein-sorting protein, whose translation MRNSRERRGTARTLGIVAGLLILAARSAAALDGESLRLLLLGAQDMNTPQVTMRADIAIALETHTGPRATRAIAFFAPGKDARWYLQLEDPALAALVRGAERKVMTRTAGSIVTSAIGEPIDDLGISYEDVSRFVADDFKLWQIADEGTDVVLAGGHPQVESAYVYRAYTFDKTRTIPLKVQFYAKTLNNLVKLRTDSDHILIGKKWFPGRIEIQNFLDNSKTTLTIRWSQAASVPPELLAPESFGGAAPVSWSTPVPAATTTP comes from the coding sequence ATGCGGAACTCGCGGGAACGGCGCGGAACGGCGCGGACGCTCGGCATCGTCGCGGGCCTGCTGATCCTCGCGGCGAGGTCCGCTGCCGCGCTCGACGGCGAGTCGCTGCGGCTCCTCCTGCTCGGGGCGCAGGACATGAACACGCCGCAGGTCACCATGCGGGCCGACATCGCGATCGCCCTGGAGACCCATACGGGACCGCGCGCGACCCGGGCGATCGCCTTCTTCGCGCCCGGGAAGGACGCCCGCTGGTACCTCCAACTGGAGGATCCGGCCCTCGCGGCGCTCGTCCGCGGTGCCGAGCGGAAGGTGATGACGCGCACCGCCGGCAGCATCGTGACGAGCGCGATCGGCGAGCCGATCGACGACCTCGGGATCAGCTACGAGGATGTGAGCCGCTTCGTCGCCGACGACTTCAAGCTCTGGCAGATCGCGGACGAAGGCACCGACGTCGTGCTCGCCGGGGGCCATCCTCAGGTGGAGTCCGCGTACGTCTACCGCGCGTACACCTTCGACAAGACGCGAACGATCCCCCTCAAGGTGCAGTTCTACGCGAAGACCCTGAACAATCTGGTGAAGCTCCGGACCGACTCGGACCACATCCTGATCGGCAAGAAGTGGTTCCCGGGCAGGATCGAGATCCAGAACTTCCTCGACAACTCCAAGACGACGCTCACCATCCGCTGGTCCCAGGCGGCCTCGGTTCCGCCCGAGCTGCTCGCGCCCGAGAGCTTCGGAGGCGCCGCACCGGTGTCGTGGAGCACCCCCGTTCCCGCCGCGACCACGACGCCGTAG
- a CDS encoding DJ-1/PfpI family protein, with product MDRTRVGIVVFPDVEVLDFCGPFEVFSVTRLDEARRREEPSPFEVRLVAETGDVVVATGGLRVLPDCTLTECPPLDLLVVPGGWGTRRLLERPPVLDWIAARGAVVPTLTSVCTGALLLGKVGLLDGRRATTHWHALDLLREVAPRAVVEDARRVVEDGHVVTSAGISAGIDMALRVVARLHGERVARETARHMEYPYSADDRRRI from the coding sequence ATGGACCGCACGAGGGTCGGCATCGTCGTCTTCCCGGACGTCGAGGTCCTCGACTTCTGTGGACCGTTCGAGGTGTTCTCGGTGACACGGCTCGACGAGGCGCGGCGCCGCGAGGAGCCGTCGCCTTTCGAAGTGCGGCTCGTCGCCGAGACCGGCGACGTCGTCGTCGCGACCGGCGGCTTGCGCGTGCTCCCCGATTGCACGCTCACCGAGTGCCCGCCGCTCGACCTGCTGGTCGTTCCGGGCGGGTGGGGGACGCGCCGGCTTCTCGAACGCCCGCCGGTCCTCGACTGGATCGCGGCGCGCGGCGCCGTCGTTCCGACGCTCACGTCGGTCTGCACCGGCGCGTTGCTGCTCGGCAAGGTCGGGCTCCTGGACGGCCGGCGCGCCACGACCCACTGGCACGCGCTCGATCTCTTGCGCGAGGTCGCACCGCGCGCCGTCGTCGAGGACGCCCGGCGCGTCGTCGAGGACGGGCACGTCGTCACCTCGGCCGGCATCTCGGCCGGCATCGACATGGCGCTCCGCGTGGTGGCGCGGCTCCATGGCGAGCGCGTCGCGCGCGAGACCGCGCGTCACATGGAGTATCCCTACTCCGCGGACGACCGGCGCCGGATCTGA
- a CDS encoding DJ-1/PfpI family protein — protein MKIAILLYEGFTALDAIGPYEVLSRLPGAELAFVASRAGIVTSDTGFLGIEATAAVADVEAADLVLVPGGPGDVNVQRHTATLEWLRRIHERTTWTTSVCTGALILAAAGLLRGRRATTHWASLEVLREYGAEPVKARSVESGKIVTAAGVSAGIDMALRLAQRIVGDDFARAVQLGIEYDPDPPFDAGSPEKVAPEIVEMVRAFGAGGRAAGSRA, from the coding sequence ATGAAGATCGCCATCCTGCTGTACGAGGGGTTCACGGCGCTCGACGCGATTGGGCCCTACGAGGTGCTGTCGCGGCTGCCCGGCGCCGAGCTCGCATTCGTGGCATCGCGTGCCGGCATCGTCACGAGCGACACCGGCTTTCTCGGGATCGAAGCGACGGCGGCCGTCGCCGACGTGGAGGCCGCCGACCTCGTGCTGGTTCCGGGCGGCCCGGGGGACGTCAACGTGCAGCGCCATACGGCGACGCTCGAGTGGTTGCGCCGCATCCACGAGCGCACGACGTGGACGACATCGGTGTGCACCGGGGCGTTGATCCTCGCCGCCGCCGGTTTGCTGCGCGGGCGCCGCGCAACGACGCACTGGGCGTCGCTCGAGGTGCTTCGCGAGTACGGCGCGGAGCCCGTGAAGGCGCGGTCGGTCGAGAGCGGCAAGATCGTCACGGCCGCCGGGGTCTCCGCCGGCATCGACATGGCGCTCAGGCTCGCGCAGCGTATCGTCGGGGACGACTTCGCGCGCGCCGTGCAGCTCGGTATCGAATACGATCCGGACCCGCCGTTCGACGCCGGGTCACCCGAGAAGGTGGCGCCCGAGATCGTGGAAATGGTTCGCGCCTTCGGCGCCGGGGGCCGCGCCGCCGGTTCGCGGGCCTGA
- a CDS encoding GlxA family transcriptional regulator, with protein MSRYPATRRIVMVAFPDVQILDVTGPLEVFGCASRLLAECGGGGAPAYEVEVVARRAGALTCSSGMRIVATRSIRAVRMGVDTLLVAGGRGTAAAVRDPDLLRWLRAFAPRARRYGSVCSGSFVLAEAGLLDGRRATTHWAWCATLAKQYPRVTVAPDPIFVRDGRVYTSAGVTAGMDLALHLVEDDHGRGLALEVARQLVMFLRRPGGQSQFSAQLAAQVADREPLRDLQVWIGDHPDADLSVPALALRVAMSPRNFARVFTREVGMTPARFVESVRVEAARRRLEESMHGVDSIASACGFGTAESMRRAFLRTVRVPPAAYRHRFRATLH; from the coding sequence ATGTCACGGTATCCGGCCACGCGCCGCATCGTCATGGTCGCCTTCCCGGACGTGCAGATCCTCGACGTCACCGGTCCGCTCGAGGTGTTCGGGTGCGCTTCCCGCCTGCTGGCCGAGTGCGGCGGCGGCGGGGCTCCGGCGTACGAGGTCGAGGTGGTCGCCCGCCGTGCCGGCGCGCTCACGTGCTCCTCGGGCATGCGGATCGTCGCGACGCGCTCGATCCGGGCGGTGCGGATGGGCGTCGATACGCTCCTCGTCGCCGGCGGCCGCGGTACGGCCGCAGCCGTCCGCGACCCGGATCTCCTGCGCTGGCTCCGCGCCTTCGCTCCCCGCGCGCGCCGCTACGGGTCGGTCTGCAGCGGGAGCTTCGTGCTGGCCGAGGCGGGTCTCCTCGACGGCCGGCGCGCGACGACGCATTGGGCGTGGTGCGCCACCCTCGCCAAGCAGTACCCGCGGGTCACGGTCGCGCCCGACCCGATCTTCGTGCGCGACGGACGCGTCTATACCTCGGCCGGCGTGACGGCGGGCATGGACCTCGCGCTCCATCTGGTCGAGGACGACCACGGGCGCGGGCTCGCGCTCGAGGTGGCGCGTCAGCTCGTGATGTTCCTGCGCCGACCCGGCGGGCAGTCGCAGTTCAGCGCGCAGCTCGCCGCGCAGGTCGCCGATCGGGAGCCGCTGCGCGACCTGCAGGTCTGGATCGGCGACCACCCCGACGCCGATCTCTCGGTGCCGGCCCTCGCCCTCCGCGTCGCCATGAGCCCGCGGAACTTCGCCCGTGTCTTCACGCGCGAAGTCGGCATGACTCCGGCGCGTTTCGTCGAGTCGGTGCGCGTCGAGGCCGCGCGTCGCCGGCTCGAGGAGTCGATGCACGGCGTCGACTCGATCGCGAGCGCGTGCGGCTTCGGTACCGCCGAGTCGATGCGGCGAGCGTTCCTGCGGACGGTGCGGGTGCCGCCGGCGGCGTATCGCCATCGCTTCCGCGCCACGCTTCATTGA
- a CDS encoding AarF/ABC1/UbiB kinase family protein, producing MSPRAPQPPPDAPRPRKRAAPAGGRGPALTTGRARRVLKVGSLTTSVGGSYLWQALKRPFQSSERTERDLLDAHVRNAVRIVEGSTELKGAFMKLVQMLSMRNDLLPAEALAVLSTVQSSVPPMDAAVIRAQVVRELGRPPEKLFAEFEPEAFAAASLGQVHRARLPSGEAVVVKIQYPGVEDTVVQDLKNIRTLIATLVRIGRDVMKQKIDATEVARELEDRLREELDYVNEAKNLVRFRALFADDPEVAIPRPVPEFSSRRVLTMEAIEGYPLADILAPGVDQSLKDWVALKYFRVLWRQVFEFGILHTDPHPGNYMVTHHPRLCMLDLGSVRVFEEPIRRAYLDLAVALLADDAAAMGECFVRLGFLDPTDDPAAMIRIMRIVFEPALVDADYDPKRYQSLERAMEVAQIAVEHRIFKAPGHRVFLVRALVGLESYIQQLGTVTNWRRAFGECVNAARAPKRRARPSRR from the coding sequence ATGAGCCCGCGCGCGCCGCAGCCGCCGCCGGATGCTCCACGCCCTCGGAAGCGCGCCGCGCCGGCGGGCGGGCGCGGCCCCGCGCTCACGACGGGACGCGCGCGCCGCGTGCTCAAGGTCGGGAGCCTCACGACTTCGGTCGGGGGGAGCTACCTCTGGCAGGCGTTGAAGCGTCCGTTCCAATCGTCGGAGCGCACGGAGCGCGATCTCCTCGACGCGCACGTCCGGAACGCCGTCCGCATCGTCGAAGGATCGACCGAGCTCAAGGGCGCCTTCATGAAGCTCGTGCAGATGTTGAGCATGCGGAACGATCTCCTGCCGGCGGAGGCGCTCGCCGTGCTCTCGACGGTTCAGTCGTCGGTCCCGCCGATGGACGCCGCCGTCATTCGCGCGCAGGTGGTGCGCGAGCTCGGCAGACCGCCGGAGAAGCTCTTCGCCGAGTTCGAGCCGGAGGCGTTCGCGGCGGCGTCCCTCGGTCAGGTGCACCGCGCGCGGCTTCCGAGTGGCGAGGCGGTGGTGGTGAAGATCCAGTATCCGGGCGTCGAGGACACGGTCGTCCAGGACCTGAAGAACATCCGGACCCTCATCGCGACCCTCGTGCGCATCGGGCGCGACGTGATGAAGCAGAAGATCGACGCGACCGAGGTCGCGCGCGAGCTGGAAGACCGGCTGCGCGAGGAGCTCGACTACGTGAACGAGGCGAAGAACCTGGTGCGTTTCCGCGCGCTCTTCGCCGACGATCCGGAGGTGGCGATTCCGCGGCCGGTCCCGGAGTTCTCGTCGCGCCGCGTGCTGACGATGGAGGCGATCGAAGGCTATCCCCTCGCCGACATCCTGGCGCCGGGGGTCGACCAGAGCCTCAAGGACTGGGTCGCGCTCAAGTACTTCCGTGTGCTGTGGCGCCAGGTGTTCGAGTTCGGGATCCTCCACACCGATCCGCATCCCGGGAACTACATGGTCACCCACCATCCACGGCTCTGCATGCTCGATCTCGGCAGCGTGCGCGTCTTCGAGGAGCCGATCCGGCGCGCGTACCTCGACCTCGCCGTGGCGCTCCTCGCCGATGACGCGGCGGCGATGGGCGAGTGCTTCGTGCGCCTCGGATTCCTCGACCCCACCGACGACCCGGCGGCGATGATCCGCATCATGCGCATCGTGTTCGAGCCCGCGCTCGTCGACGCGGACTACGATCCGAAGCGGTACCAATCGCTCGAGCGCGCGATGGAGGTCGCGCAGATCGCGGTCGAGCACCGAATCTTCAAGGCGCCGGGGCACCGCGTGTTCCTGGTGCGCGCGCTCGTCGGCCTGGAGTCGTACATCCAGCAGCTCGGCACGGTCACGAACTGGCGGCGCGCGTTCGGGGAGTGCGTGAACGCGGCGCGGGCGCCGAAGCGGCGCGCCCGGCCGTCCCGTCGCTGA
- the larB gene encoding nickel pincer cofactor biosynthesis protein LarB, whose protein sequence is MNLRGLEELLTRVRRGEETVAGAVAALRDLPFADLDFAKPDLHRELRTGMPEVVFGEGKTLEQIVAIAARLADAGQSAIVTRLDAERAAALAARLPGFAYHADARLAVRVASPAAVEERGTIVVASAGTADLPVAEEAACTAELMGNRVERVYDVGVAGLHRLLAHGERLRAARVTVVVAGMEGALPSVVGGLVERPVIAVPTSVGYGASFGGLAALLAMMNSCAAGVTVVNVDNGFGAGVAASRINRIA, encoded by the coding sequence GTGAACCTCCGCGGCCTCGAAGAGCTGTTGACGCGAGTACGGCGCGGGGAGGAGACGGTGGCCGGCGCCGTCGCGGCGTTGCGCGACCTGCCGTTTGCTGATCTCGACTTCGCGAAGCCCGATCTGCACCGCGAGCTCCGCACCGGCATGCCGGAGGTCGTCTTCGGCGAGGGCAAGACGCTCGAGCAGATCGTCGCGATCGCGGCGCGGCTCGCGGACGCGGGTCAAAGCGCCATCGTGACCCGCCTCGACGCCGAGCGCGCGGCCGCGCTCGCGGCGCGACTCCCGGGCTTCGCGTACCACGCCGACGCGCGCCTCGCGGTGCGCGTGGCGTCGCCCGCCGCGGTGGAGGAGAGGGGGACGATCGTGGTGGCCTCGGCGGGCACCGCCGATCTCCCGGTCGCCGAAGAGGCGGCCTGCACCGCGGAGCTCATGGGGAACCGCGTCGAGCGGGTCTACGACGTCGGCGTCGCGGGCCTTCACCGCCTGCTTGCGCACGGCGAGCGGCTGCGCGCCGCCCGCGTCACGGTCGTCGTGGCCGGCATGGAGGGCGCTCTGCCGAGCGTCGTCGGCGGGCTCGTGGAGCGTCCCGTGATCGCGGTGCCGACCAGCGTCGGCTACGGTGCGAGCTTCGGGGGGCTGGCCGCGCTCCTCGCGATGATGAACAGCTGCGCCGCCGGCGTCACGGTCGTGAACGTCGACAACGGGTTCGGAGCCGGCGTCGCCGCGAGCCGCATCAATCGGATCGCATGA
- a CDS encoding CBS domain-containing protein → MVVVLLAVALLALGLRAIAAGGSAALYAPLAPRTAASLEAGAAVAAVVAAGASGLALLVSTDGMSVVALPVLVAAPVAVLVADLLPRALAQAQRRVLPAPIRTFAHRTLALACTPLRWIESGAVVVTGGRDDRWIPTLGQVLSDLLRRERPGEEVPLSSPQVIRRIFQFRETRVHEVMVPLIHIYAVRDDAPIEEALALAAREKVSRVPVFHQRMYNIIGVVHAFDLLGETRLGEPVRAIMRPPLYVPENRLAHQQLRLMQRRGINMAVVVDEHGGTIGIVTVEDLLEEIVGEIEDEYDEREILFEPRSDGTARVEGAMEVDRLNEIFPWRLPTGDYETIAGLVVTHLGRVPRAGVRVKLARVTIEVTRADARAVREVIVHPIAAG, encoded by the coding sequence ATGGTCGTCGTCCTCCTCGCGGTAGCGCTTCTCGCGCTCGGCTTGCGCGCGATCGCGGCCGGCGGCTCGGCGGCGCTCTACGCGCCGCTCGCTCCGCGGACCGCGGCGAGCCTCGAGGCCGGCGCGGCGGTGGCCGCGGTGGTCGCCGCCGGCGCGAGCGGCCTGGCACTCCTCGTCTCGACCGACGGCATGAGCGTCGTCGCGCTGCCCGTGCTGGTCGCCGCTCCGGTCGCGGTCCTGGTGGCCGATCTCCTGCCGCGCGCGCTCGCGCAAGCGCAGCGCCGGGTGCTGCCCGCGCCGATCCGGACGTTCGCGCATCGCACGCTCGCGCTCGCCTGCACGCCGCTGCGGTGGATAGAGTCGGGCGCGGTGGTCGTGACCGGCGGGCGCGACGACCGCTGGATTCCCACGCTCGGCCAGGTGTTGTCGGATCTCCTGCGTCGCGAGCGTCCCGGCGAGGAGGTCCCGCTCTCGTCGCCGCAGGTCATCCGCCGTATCTTCCAGTTCCGCGAGACCCGCGTGCACGAAGTCATGGTTCCGCTCATCCACATCTACGCGGTTCGCGACGACGCGCCAATCGAGGAGGCCCTCGCGCTCGCGGCGCGCGAGAAGGTCTCGCGCGTGCCGGTCTTCCATCAGCGCATGTACAACATCATCGGGGTCGTCCATGCCTTCGACCTCCTCGGCGAGACGCGGCTCGGCGAGCCGGTGCGCGCGATCATGCGGCCGCCGCTCTACGTGCCCGAGAACCGGCTCGCGCACCAACAGCTGCGCCTCATGCAACGGCGCGGCATCAACATGGCGGTCGTCGTCGACGAGCACGGCGGGACGATCGGAATCGTCACCGTCGAGGACCTGCTCGAGGAGATCGTCGGGGAGATCGAGGACGAGTACGACGAGCGCGAGATCCTCTTCGAGCCGCGTAGCGACGGCACGGCGCGCGTCGAGGGCGCGATGGAGGTCGACCGGCTGAACGAGATCTTCCCGTGGCGCCTGCCCACCGGCGACTACGAGACGATCGCGGGGCTCGTCGTCACGCACCTCGGGCGCGTGCCGCGCGCGGGCGTGCGGGTGAAGCTCGCGCGCGTGACGATCGAGGTAACGCGCGCCGACGCGCGCGCGGTGCGCGAGGTCATTGTGCACCCGATCGCCGCGGGTTAG
- a CDS encoding HlyC/CorC family transporter, whose amino-acid sequence MSDVLAHLSSASEWTVLGPFALALLAWTLLAGAEATLAAARDVARTAAGPRQLGELFYELHRHPRRLVIALALGRELALVTAAALGASAGYRYDGLRGGVAVVVATAIAILVLRGAAAGIAKRRLARGHATIGPALGWMLAPLRGLAAALKTVGRALAHGFLGEAPSGDNVFAPEEMAALSRESESELVDAERALVAKAVRFGERSVRHVLTPRRDIVSVPADIAPADLLTVMRAYGFSRLPVHRGEKEDVVGFLYVKDVLGVALGADGIGPLLRQPYVVQAEKPVGELFREFRARKVHIALVLDEYGSLVGLVTMEDLLEELFGEMRDELDENEEPAIRRRGPGTFLVSGRVSVEELNARLKLALPPSEDGTTIAGMVMDRMGRVPAVGESVDMDGCRMTVEELDGPAVALVRVQRWSSSSSR is encoded by the coding sequence GTGAGCGACGTACTCGCGCATCTGTCGTCGGCGTCGGAGTGGACCGTGCTGGGTCCCTTCGCGCTGGCGCTCCTGGCGTGGACGCTTCTCGCCGGCGCCGAGGCGACGCTCGCGGCGGCGCGCGACGTGGCGCGCACCGCCGCGGGCCCGCGCCAGCTCGGCGAGCTCTTCTACGAGCTGCACCGCCATCCGCGCCGGCTCGTCATCGCGCTCGCGCTCGGCCGCGAGCTCGCACTGGTCACGGCGGCGGCGCTCGGCGCGTCGGCGGGATATCGGTACGACGGTCTGCGCGGCGGTGTCGCGGTCGTCGTCGCTACGGCGATCGCGATCCTCGTGCTCCGCGGCGCGGCGGCGGGCATCGCCAAGCGGCGGCTCGCGCGCGGCCACGCTACGATCGGCCCGGCGCTCGGGTGGATGCTGGCGCCGCTCCGGGGGCTCGCCGCCGCGCTCAAGACGGTCGGGCGCGCGCTCGCACACGGCTTTCTCGGCGAGGCGCCGTCGGGTGACAACGTCTTCGCGCCCGAGGAGATGGCCGCGCTCAGCCGCGAGAGCGAATCGGAGCTGGTCGATGCCGAGCGGGCGCTCGTCGCCAAGGCGGTCAGGTTCGGGGAGCGCTCGGTGCGCCACGTGCTCACTCCGCGCCGCGATATCGTGTCGGTGCCGGCCGACATCGCGCCCGCTGACCTGCTCACCGTGATGCGCGCGTACGGTTTTTCGCGCCTGCCCGTTCATCGCGGCGAGAAAGAGGACGTCGTCGGCTTCCTCTACGTGAAGGACGTCCTCGGCGTGGCCCTCGGCGCCGACGGCATCGGGCCGCTGCTCCGCCAGCCCTATGTCGTGCAGGCCGAGAAGCCGGTCGGCGAGCTCTTCCGCGAGTTCCGCGCCCGCAAGGTCCACATCGCGCTCGTCCTCGACGAGTACGGTAGCCTCGTCGGCCTCGTCACGATGGAGGACCTGCTCGAGGAGCTCTTCGGCGAGATGCGCGACGAGCTCGACGAGAACGAGGAGCCGGCGATTCGGCGGCGTGGGCCCGGGACGTTCCTGGTGAGCGGCCGCGTCTCGGTCGAGGAGCTGAATGCTCGCTTGAAGCTCGCGCTCCCGCCGTCCGAGGACGGGACGACGATCGCGGGCATGGTGATGGACCGCATGGGGAGGGTGCCGGCAGTCGGCGAGTCGGTGGACATGGACGGTTGCCGCATGACGGTCGAGGAGCTCGACGGTCCGGCCGTGGCCCTGGTGCGCGTGCAGCGATGGTCGTCGTCCTCCTCGCGGTAG